The Rhizobium viscosum genomic sequence GGGCGTATCTTGATCGATGGGCAGGATATCGCCGCCGTCACCCAGGAATCATTGCGTATGCAGATCGGCATGGTCAGCCAAGATACGTCGCTGCTGCATCGCTCCGTGCGTGACAACATCCTTTTCGGCCGGCCTGATGCCGGAGAGGAACGCCTTGTCGAGGCCGCCAGACGCGCCGAAGCGCTCGATTTCATCGAGCGGCTGCGGGATCAACAGGGCCGCAAGGGTTTTGACGCGCATGTCGGCGAGCGCGGGGTCAAGCTCTCTGGCGGTCAGCGCCAGCGTATCGCTATTGCGCGTGTGTTGCTGAAGGATGCACCGATCCTCGTTCTCGACGAGGCGACGTCGGCGCTTGATTCAGAAGTGGAAGAGGCGATCCAGTCAAACCTGAACCGCGTGATGGAAGGCAAGACGGTGCTTGCGATTGCCCATCGGCTTTCGACGATCGCCGCGCTCGACAGGCTTGTCGTGATCGACCGCGGCAAGATCATCGAAGAAGGCACGCATGATGCGCTTCTGAGGCAGGGCGGGCTTTATGCCGATCTCTGGGCGCGCCAGTCCGGCGGCTTTCTCGCTTCTGGCGATGACAATACGCGCTCAGTATTCGCGGACGAAATCGCTGACTAGGCCGTAGTGGTTCGAGCCGAAGCTGTCTTCCAGCCGGCTCGTCGCGCGGATGAGCAGCGGTGGTCTTGCGAAGATATGGTCGATGCTGATGCCGAAGGAGCCGGCGCTGACTGGCCAGGTGGTGGGTTCAGGGAAATCCGTCGTTAGTCCCGTCCCGCGCAAAAAGTGCTGAATAGTCGGTGCCAGGATCGAGGAATTGAAATCTCCGGCAACCACCAGCGCGCCTGTATGAGGCTTCATAAAAGCCGTGAGATCCTCAAGCTCGTCGGCCTGAAAATCATCAAAATATGGTTTGGAGAGATGGGGGAACAGGAGATCGACAGGCGTTCCATCGAAGTCGATCGAAACCGACACGAGCCGCTGTTTCCAAAGCTCGCCGATGTCGCGGGTCTCCTGCCGGACAAAGGGACGTTTCGACAGCACAAGCGTATCGCATTTTTCACTCGCATCGCAGCCGATCCGGTAGGGATAGAGCTGCTGAAGCCGTGGCAGCTGCGCAAAGACCGGCTCGGCCTCCATAATATCGACCACATCGGCGCCTGAAGCCAGGATGGCATCGGCAATCCGCCCACCGTTTTCAAAATTGTCATTCTCGATATTGAAGGACATGAGCCGGAAAAGGCGGGGGGCAT encodes the following:
- a CDS encoding endonuclease/exonuclease/phosphatase family protein; this translates as MRHTVFCVLSVLITIVLALVSLRYFTDFWLLSLVYSFQVHLSIVCAVGAVIALFFRRHWYGFLMLAVATFLNIHGVIMLREFAGRTPPEDAPRLFRLMSFNIENDNFENGGRIADAILASGADVVDIMEAEPVFAQLPRLQQLYPYRIGCDASEKCDTLVLSKRPFVRQETRDIGELWKQRLVSVSIDFDGTPVDLLFPHLSKPYFDDFQADELEDLTAFMKPHTGALVVAGDFNSSILAPTIQHFLRGTGLTTDFPEPTTWPVSAGSFGISIDHIFARPPLLIRATSRLEDSFGSNHYGLVSDFVREY